A single genomic interval of Neisseria leonii harbors:
- the gcvP gene encoding aminomethyl-transferring glycine dehydrogenase, which translates to MNFQELFHADEFAARHLSFQDEAALLAALGEKDMASFIDNTVPQSIRMPGKLDLPEAVSEADALAALKAVAAKNRINKSYIGLGYYPTRLPNVILRNVLENPGWYTAYTPYQAEIAQGRLEALLNFQQMCIDLSGLEVAGASLLDEATAAAEAMAMAKRVGKVKSEQFFVDARVLPQTLDVMQTRARYFGFELVVGDIQTAAEGDYFGALLQYVGKDGDVADLQPVVSALKAKGTIVAVAADVMSLVLLKSPGEIGADIALGNTQRFGVPMGFGGPHAAYFAFKDEFKRSAPGRIIGVSKDAAGKPALRMALSTREQHIRREKATSNICTAQALLANLAGMYAVYHGPEGVKRIARRIHALAAAFADSLAGSDGLKVVHGVFFDTVAVDCGSKAKADEIYRNAIDAGYNLRHAGDSVLAAAFHEESTREDLAALHGLFTGQTEPTLPEQAPQRLPENLLRRDQILSHPVFNRYHTEHEMLRYLKKLEDRDLAMNRSMISLGSCTMKLNATAEMLPVTWPEFSHIHPFAPRDQTAGYGELLAGLQKQLEAITGFDAVCLQPNSGAQGEYTGLLAIRRYHEANGQPDRNICLIPQSAHGTNPATAAMLGMKVVVVKTDAQGNVDIDDLKAKAEQHREALGALMITYPSTHGVYEEGIRDICRIVHENGGQVYMDGANLNAQIGIMQPAEVGADVLHMNLHKTFCIPHGGGGPGMGPIGLKAHLAPFAPNHSVSAIEGAGEGMSAVSAAPYGSAGILPITWMYITMMGKTGMEQATRWALLNANYVAKALSEDYPILYTGKNGRVAHECIVDLRPLKAESGITETDIAKRLMDYGFHAPTVSFPVAGTLMIEPTESESKAELDRFIAALKAIKQEVLKVQNGTWPKDDNPLVRAPHTAEDISGEWNRAYTREEAVFPLPYVREHKFWPSVNRVDDVYGDKNLVCSCPPLSDYED; encoded by the coding sequence ATGAATTTTCAAGAATTGTTCCATGCGGACGAATTTGCCGCGCGCCATTTGAGTTTCCAAGACGAAGCCGCGCTGCTGGCCGCTTTGGGCGAAAAAGACATGGCGTCTTTTATCGACAACACCGTGCCGCAGAGTATCCGTATGCCGGGCAAACTCGATTTGCCCGAAGCCGTGAGCGAGGCCGACGCGCTGGCCGCGTTGAAAGCCGTGGCGGCGAAAAACCGCATCAACAAATCCTACATCGGTTTGGGTTATTACCCGACCCGTCTGCCGAATGTGATTTTGCGCAATGTGCTGGAAAACCCCGGCTGGTACACTGCTTACACGCCCTATCAGGCCGAAATCGCGCAGGGACGTTTGGAAGCCCTGCTGAACTTCCAGCAGATGTGTATCGATTTGAGCGGCTTGGAAGTGGCCGGTGCGTCTTTGCTGGACGAAGCCACGGCTGCGGCCGAAGCGATGGCGATGGCCAAACGCGTGGGCAAAGTCAAATCGGAACAATTCTTCGTTGATGCGCGCGTGTTGCCGCAAACGCTGGACGTGATGCAGACCCGAGCCCGCTATTTCGGTTTCGAGCTGGTGGTCGGCGATATTCAGACGGCCGCCGAGGGCGACTATTTCGGTGCGCTGCTGCAATATGTGGGCAAAGACGGCGATGTGGCCGACTTGCAGCCGGTGGTGTCGGCATTGAAAGCCAAAGGTACGATTGTGGCGGTGGCGGCCGATGTGATGAGTCTGGTGCTGCTCAAATCGCCGGGCGAAATCGGTGCCGACATCGCTTTGGGCAATACCCAGCGTTTCGGCGTGCCGATGGGCTTCGGCGGCCCGCACGCGGCGTATTTTGCCTTTAAAGACGAGTTCAAACGCTCCGCCCCCGGCCGCATCATCGGCGTATCGAAAGACGCAGCGGGCAAGCCTGCGCTGCGTATGGCGCTGTCCACCCGCGAGCAGCATATCCGCCGCGAAAAAGCCACGTCGAATATCTGTACCGCACAGGCTCTGCTGGCCAATCTGGCCGGTATGTACGCGGTGTACCACGGTCCCGAGGGCGTGAAACGCATCGCCCGGCGCATTCACGCGCTGGCGGCCGCCTTTGCCGACTCTTTGGCCGGTTCAGACGGCCTCAAAGTGGTGCACGGCGTGTTTTTCGATACCGTCGCGGTGGATTGCGGCAGCAAGGCCAAAGCCGATGAAATCTACCGCAACGCGATCGATGCGGGCTACAACCTGCGCCACGCGGGCGACAGCGTACTGGCCGCCGCCTTTCACGAAGAAAGCACGCGCGAAGATTTGGCCGCGCTGCACGGCCTGTTTACCGGCCAAACCGAGCCGACCCTGCCGGAGCAGGCTCCGCAGCGCCTGCCGGAAAACCTGCTGCGCCGCGATCAGATTTTGAGCCACCCCGTGTTCAACCGTTACCACACCGAACACGAAATGCTGCGCTACCTGAAAAAACTGGAAGACCGCGATTTGGCGATGAACCGCAGCATGATTTCGCTCGGTTCCTGCACCATGAAGCTGAACGCCACCGCCGAAATGCTGCCGGTAACCTGGCCGGAATTCAGCCATATCCACCCGTTTGCGCCGCGCGATCAGACGGCCGGTTATGGCGAGCTGCTGGCCGGTCTGCAAAAACAGCTCGAAGCCATTACCGGTTTTGATGCCGTCTGCCTGCAACCGAACTCCGGTGCACAGGGCGAATACACCGGCCTTTTGGCGATCCGCCGCTATCACGAAGCCAACGGTCAACCCGACCGCAATATCTGCCTGATTCCGCAGTCGGCACACGGCACCAACCCGGCCACCGCCGCCATGCTGGGTATGAAAGTGGTTGTCGTGAAAACCGATGCCCAAGGCAATGTGGATATTGACGACTTGAAGGCCAAAGCCGAGCAGCACCGCGAGGCTTTGGGTGCGCTGATGATTACCTATCCTTCCACACACGGCGTATACGAAGAAGGTATCCGCGACATCTGCCGCATCGTGCATGAGAACGGCGGCCAAGTGTATATGGACGGGGCCAACCTCAATGCCCAAATCGGCATCATGCAGCCGGCCGAAGTCGGTGCCGACGTACTGCATATGAACCTGCATAAAACCTTCTGCATTCCGCACGGCGGTGGCGGGCCGGGCATGGGTCCCATCGGTCTGAAAGCCCATTTGGCACCGTTTGCGCCCAACCACAGCGTTTCCGCCATTGAAGGTGCAGGTGAGGGCATGAGTGCCGTCTCTGCCGCGCCGTACGGTTCGGCCGGTATTTTGCCGATTACCTGGATGTACATCACGATGATGGGCAAAACCGGTATGGAGCAGGCCACGCGCTGGGCTTTGCTGAATGCCAACTATGTCGCCAAAGCCCTGAGCGAAGACTATCCGATTCTCTACACCGGCAAAAACGGCCGTGTGGCGCACGAATGTATTGTCGATTTGCGCCCGCTCAAAGCCGAAAGCGGCATCACGGAAACCGACATCGCCAAACGCCTGATGGATTACGGTTTCCATGCACCGACGGTTTCCTTCCCCGTGGCCGGTACGCTGATGATCGAGCCGACCGAATCGGAAAGCAAAGCCGAACTCGACCGCTTTATCGCCGCCCTCAAAGCCATCAAACAGGAAGTGTTGAAGGTGCAGAACGGCACTTGGCCGAAAGACGACAACCCGCTGGTACGCGCCCCGCACACCGCCGAAGATATCAGCGGCGAGTGGAACCGCGCCTACACCCGCGAAGAAGCCGTGTTCCCGCTGCCTTATGTGCGCGAACACAAGTTCTGGCCGAGTGTGAACCGTGTGGACGATGTATACGGCGATAAAAATCTGGTGTGCAGCTGCCCGCCGCTGTCAGATTATGAAGACTGA
- a CDS encoding aminotransferase class V-fold PLP-dependent enzyme, whose protein sequence is MSNRPLPHPHIDPDGLLEYSVVYTDRALNHMSQKFQTALRYISATLKNVYRARHCAVIPGSGTSAMEAVVRQLARDRKCLIIRNGFFSYRWSQILDKSALAAETRVLTARQSGAPQAPFAPAPIDEVCAEIAALKPALVFAPHVETASGIMLPEDYIRRLAEAVHAVGGLLVIDGIASGCIWLDMEELGIDILISAPQKGWSGSPCCGLVMLNETAYQQVQAAESDSFTLDLKKWLAIMEAFENGGHAYHATPPTDALYTLAAVMQEAETIGFDRLKAAQYELGGRMRALLAENGFPSVAAAGFEAPGVVVSYTDRADMQNGRAFIGQGVQIAAGVPLQCGEGADFSTFRLGLFGLDKLQNIDRTVAAFAEALQKAV, encoded by the coding sequence ATGTCAAACCGCCCCCTGCCCCACCCCCATATCGATCCCGACGGCCTGCTCGAATACTCTGTGGTCTACACCGACCGCGCGCTCAACCATATGTCGCAGAAATTCCAAACCGCCCTGCGCTATATTTCTGCCACACTGAAAAATGTCTACCGCGCCCGCCATTGCGCCGTGATTCCCGGCAGCGGCACCTCGGCCATGGAAGCCGTTGTACGCCAACTTGCCCGCGACCGGAAATGCCTGATTATCCGCAACGGCTTTTTCAGCTACCGTTGGAGCCAGATTCTCGACAAAAGCGCCCTCGCTGCCGAAACCCGTGTATTGACCGCCCGCCAAAGCGGCGCACCGCAAGCCCCGTTTGCCCCCGCGCCGATTGACGAAGTCTGCGCCGAAATCGCCGCGCTGAAACCGGCATTGGTATTCGCCCCCCATGTCGAAACTGCTTCGGGCATCATGCTGCCGGAGGACTATATCCGCCGTCTGGCCGAAGCTGTCCACGCCGTCGGCGGCCTGCTGGTCATCGACGGCATCGCTTCGGGCTGCATCTGGCTGGATATGGAAGAATTGGGCATCGATATACTGATTTCCGCGCCGCAAAAAGGATGGAGCGGATCGCCCTGCTGCGGACTGGTCATGCTCAACGAAACCGCCTATCAGCAGGTACAGGCCGCCGAATCCGACAGCTTTACGCTGGATCTGAAAAAATGGCTGGCCATTATGGAGGCCTTTGAAAACGGCGGCCATGCCTATCACGCCACCCCGCCGACAGACGCACTGTACACACTGGCTGCCGTCATGCAGGAGGCCGAAACCATCGGTTTCGACCGCCTCAAAGCCGCCCAATACGAGCTGGGCGGCAGAATGCGCGCCCTGCTGGCCGAAAACGGCTTCCCCAGCGTGGCCGCCGCAGGCTTTGAAGCCCCCGGCGTGGTCGTTTCCTATACCGACCGTGCCGATATGCAAAACGGTCGTGCCTTTATCGGACAAGGTGTACAGATTGCCGCCGGCGTGCCGCTGCAATGCGGCGAAGGAGCGGATTTTTCCACTTTCCGTTTGGGGCTGTTCGGTTTGGACAAACTGCAAAACATCGACCGCACCGTCGCCGCCTTTGCCGAAGCCTTACAGAAAGCCGTTTGA
- a CDS encoding aspartate kinase, giving the protein MALIVQKYGGTSVGSVERIKNVARRVAKTRAEGHDVVVVVSAMSGETNRLVALAGEMQEFPDPRELDVVLATGEQVTIGLLAMALKDIGVPAKSYTGWQVAVQTDTAHTKARIDSIDDTKMRADLADGKVVIVAGFQGVTAGGDIATLGRGGSDTSAVALAAALKADECQIYTDVDGVYTTDPRVVPEARRMNSISFEEMLELASLGSKVLQIRSVEFAGKYKVRLRVLSSLEEGGEGTLITFEEDENMEKAAVQGIAFDKNQARINVRGVPDKPGIAYQILGTVADANTEVDMIIQNVGAEGTTDFSFTVPRGDYKPTLELMNSLKDSLGAAEVDGDDTVCKVSIVGLGMRSHVGVAATMFRTLAEEGINIQMISTSEIKVSVLIDEKYMELATRVLHKAFELDKA; this is encoded by the coding sequence ATGGCGTTAATCGTACAAAAATACGGCGGCACATCGGTAGGCTCGGTCGAGCGCATCAAAAACGTTGCCCGCCGTGTAGCCAAAACCCGTGCCGAAGGGCACGATGTCGTGGTCGTGGTATCGGCCATGAGCGGCGAGACCAACCGCTTGGTCGCACTGGCCGGCGAAATGCAGGAATTTCCCGACCCGCGCGAGCTGGACGTAGTGCTGGCCACCGGCGAGCAGGTAACCATCGGTCTGCTGGCCATGGCGCTGAAAGACATCGGTGTCCCTGCCAAAAGCTATACCGGCTGGCAGGTTGCGGTTCAGACCGACACTGCGCACACCAAAGCACGCATCGATTCGATTGACGATACCAAAATGCGTGCCGATTTGGCTGACGGCAAAGTCGTGATTGTCGCGGGCTTCCAGGGTGTCACGGCCGGCGGCGACATTGCCACACTCGGCCGCGGCGGTTCGGACACTTCCGCCGTGGCACTGGCTGCCGCACTGAAAGCGGACGAATGCCAAATCTATACCGATGTGGACGGCGTGTACACCACCGACCCGCGCGTCGTTCCCGAAGCCCGCCGCATGAACTCCATTTCCTTTGAGGAAATGCTGGAATTGGCCAGCTTGGGTTCGAAAGTTTTACAAATCCGCTCGGTAGAATTTGCCGGAAAATACAAAGTGCGCCTGCGCGTATTGAGCAGCCTGGAAGAAGGCGGCGAGGGCACGCTGATTACCTTTGAAGAGGACGAGAACATGGAAAAAGCCGCCGTACAAGGCATTGCCTTCGATAAAAACCAAGCCCGCATCAATGTGCGCGGCGTCCCCGACAAACCGGGCATCGCCTATCAGATTCTGGGGACGGTTGCCGATGCCAACACAGAAGTCGATATGATTATCCAGAATGTCGGCGCGGAAGGTACCACCGACTTTTCGTTTACCGTGCCGCGCGGCGATTACAAGCCCACGCTGGAACTGATGAACAGCCTCAAAGACAGTCTGGGTGCGGCCGAAGTGGACGGCGACGATACGGTCTGCAAAGTGTCCATCGTCGGCTTGGGCATGCGCTCGCATGTGGGCGTCGCGGCCACCATGTTCCGCACGCTGGCAGAAGAAGGCATCAATATCCAGATGATTTCCACTTCCGAAATCAAAGTTTCCGTGCTGATTGACGAAAAATATATGGAACTGGCCACCCGGGTGCTGCACAAAGCATTCGAGCTGGACAAAGCCTGA
- the pepN gene encoding aminopeptidase N, whose protein sequence is MAAVHYLKDYRTPDYLVRQADLTFDIGKEETRVSSRLLMTAQRAGTPLVLNGSADLLSVSLNGRLLAAEDYTLEDGLLAIEGIGDESVVVEVETVIRPSENTTLMGLYESGGNLYTQCEPEGFRKITFYPDRPDVMAVFSTTIIADKTLYPVLLSNGNRVDGGELPDNRHWAKWLDPFKKPAYLFALVAGDLVRTDDTFTTQSGREVAIAFYTRAEDAGKVDFAVQSLKNAMAWDETRFGLEYDLDIYMVVAVGDFNMGAMENKGLNIFNTKYVLADSRTATDADFEGVEAVIGHEYFHNWTGNRITCRDWFQLSLKEGLTVFRDQEFSADRASRALRRIENVSALRAHQFPEDAGPTAHPVRPESYVEMNNFYTMTVYEKGAEVVRMYHTFLGEDGFQKGMKRYVERHDGQAVTCDDFLAAMADANGFDFSGFERWYSQAGTPVLDVTGRLNEAGDYVLTVRQHIPDTPGQSGKQPVLLPLKVALFGSEQGAFGEKIAFDYQGRRCDEAVLAVSAAEQEFVLAGVGRAAVPSLLRGFSAPVILNFAYSDEDLAVLLAADDDAFVRWEAGQTLYRRAIAANEAALAAGAPLPEHHALFSAVEYVLKADIPPAFKALLLQVPSESEWWTGRRDIEPLRVYRAREALLDELAGRFANEIGRLRLLAREREENSGLAAPYEYHPEQAGWRRLRNAARALAVRAEPKMVDFIALEYGAMAHNMTHEWGMLQAVNHSSSEKRNQLLARFAEKFVGEALVMDKYFSLIAASHRADTPQQVAAALRHPAFSLKNPNKARSLLGAFSRNIPHFHAADGSGYAFLADRIIEIDGFNPQTAARLVQAFNICEYLAAGPRALMRAQVARIAAGSGLSKDVGEIVAKILES, encoded by the coding sequence ATGGCCGCCGTCCACTATTTGAAAGATTACCGTACGCCCGATTATCTCGTCCGCCAAGCCGACCTGACTTTCGACATCGGCAAAGAAGAAACGCGGGTCAGCTCCCGCCTGCTGATGACGGCGCAGCGTGCCGGTACCCCTCTGGTTTTGAACGGTTCGGCCGATCTGCTTTCCGTATCGCTCAACGGCCGTCTGTTGGCAGCGGAAGACTATACACTGGAGGACGGGCTGCTGGCCATCGAGGGTATCGGGGACGAGAGCGTGGTGGTAGAGGTGGAAACCGTCATCAGGCCGTCTGAAAACACGACATTGATGGGGCTGTACGAATCGGGCGGCAATCTTTATACCCAGTGCGAGCCGGAAGGGTTCCGCAAAATTACTTTCTATCCCGACCGTCCCGATGTGATGGCGGTCTTTTCCACCACCATTATTGCCGACAAAACCCTATATCCCGTTTTGCTGTCCAACGGCAACCGCGTCGACGGCGGCGAGCTGCCCGACAACCGCCATTGGGCGAAATGGCTGGATCCGTTTAAGAAACCGGCCTATCTGTTTGCTTTGGTGGCGGGTGATTTGGTGCGCACCGACGATACGTTTACCACACAAAGCGGGCGGGAAGTGGCGATTGCGTTTTACACCCGTGCCGAAGATGCGGGCAAAGTGGATTTTGCCGTTCAATCGCTGAAAAACGCGATGGCGTGGGACGAAACCCGTTTCGGCCTGGAATACGATCTGGATATTTATATGGTGGTGGCCGTCGGCGACTTTAATATGGGCGCGATGGAAAACAAAGGCCTGAATATTTTCAATACCAAATATGTGCTGGCCGACAGCCGTACCGCCACCGATGCCGATTTTGAAGGCGTGGAAGCCGTGATCGGGCATGAGTATTTCCACAATTGGACGGGCAACCGCATTACCTGCCGCGACTGGTTCCAACTGTCGCTCAAAGAGGGTCTGACCGTCTTCCGCGATCAGGAGTTTTCTGCCGACCGCGCCAGCCGCGCGTTGCGCCGGATTGAAAACGTGTCGGCTCTGCGCGCGCACCAGTTTCCCGAGGATGCGGGGCCGACTGCCCACCCCGTGCGCCCCGAAAGTTATGTGGAAATGAATAATTTCTACACCATGACGGTGTATGAAAAAGGCGCGGAAGTGGTGCGCATGTATCATACTTTCTTGGGCGAAGACGGTTTCCAGAAGGGCATGAAACGGTATGTGGAACGCCATGACGGCCAAGCCGTTACCTGTGATGATTTTCTGGCGGCGATGGCCGATGCCAACGGCTTCGATTTCAGCGGTTTCGAGCGGTGGTACAGTCAGGCCGGTACGCCCGTGTTGGACGTAACAGGCCGTCTGAATGAAGCGGGCGACTATGTTTTGACCGTCAGACAGCATATTCCCGACACGCCGGGGCAAAGCGGCAAACAGCCGGTGCTGCTGCCGTTGAAAGTGGCACTGTTCGGCTCGGAGCAGGGCGCGTTCGGCGAAAAAATCGCCTTCGACTATCAGGGCAGACGTTGCGATGAGGCCGTGTTGGCGGTCAGCGCGGCCGAGCAGGAATTTGTTTTGGCCGGTGTCGGACGTGCGGCGGTACCCTCGCTGCTGCGCGGATTTTCCGCACCGGTCATCTTGAATTTTGCGTACAGCGACGAAGATTTGGCGGTATTGCTGGCGGCCGACGACGATGCGTTTGTGCGCTGGGAAGCGGGACAGACCCTCTACCGCCGCGCCATCGCCGCCAACGAGGCCGCATTGGCGGCCGGTGCGCCGCTGCCGGAACATCACGCGCTGTTTTCGGCGGTGGAATATGTACTGAAAGCCGACATTCCGCCCGCATTCAAAGCCCTGCTGCTGCAAGTGCCGTCTGAAAGCGAATGGTGGACGGGCAGGCGCGATATCGAGCCTTTGCGCGTTTACCGCGCGCGCGAAGCACTGTTGGACGAGCTGGCCGGCCGTTTTGCCAACGAAATCGGCCGTCTGCGTCTGCTGGCGCGCGAGCGCGAAGAAAACAGCGGCTTGGCCGCGCCGTACGAATACCACCCCGAACAGGCGGGTTGGCGCCGTCTGCGCAATGCCGCCCGTGCGCTGGCCGTGCGTGCCGAGCCGAAAATGGTGGATTTCATCGCGCTGGAATACGGTGCCATGGCGCACAATATGACCCACGAATGGGGCATGTTGCAGGCGGTCAATCACAGCAGCAGCGAAAAACGCAATCAACTGCTGGCGCGTTTTGCCGAAAAGTTTGTCGGTGAAGCCTTGGTGATGGACAAATATTTCAGCCTGATTGCCGCCAGCCACCGTGCCGATACCCCGCAGCAGGTGGCCGCCGCCCTCCGCCATCCTGCGTTCAGCCTGAAAAACCCGAACAAAGCCCGTTCGCTTTTGGGTGCGTTCAGCCGCAATATTCCGCATTTTCATGCGGCGGACGGTTCGGGCTATGCCTTTTTGGCCGACCGCATTATCGAAATCGACGGCTTTAACCCGCAAACCGCTGCGCGTCTGGTACAGGCATTCAATATCTGCGAATATCTGGCGGCCGGACCGCGCGCACTGATGCGGGCGCAGGTGGCGCGGATTGCTGCCGGATCGGGCCTGTCCAAAGACGTGGGCGAAATCGTGGCGAAAATCCTCGAATCCTGA
- a CDS encoding malate dehydrogenase, translated as MKTPVRVAVTGAAGQIGYALLFRIASGEMLGKDQPVILQLLDLPQAQNAVKGVMMELQDCAFPLLADMFTTDDPEVAFKDAQIAILVGSRPRSKGMERADLLQANAEIFTVQGAALNKVADRNVKVLVVGNPANTNAYIAMKSAPDLPAKNFTAMLRLDHNRALSQIAEKTGKKVADIEKLCVWGNHSPTMYADYRFATINGESVKDMINDQQWNAEVFLPTVGKRGAAIIEARGLSSAASAANAAIDHIRDWVLGTNGKWVTMGIPSDGAYGIPEGTVFGFPVTCENGEYKLVEGLEIDAFSQERIHATLAELEEEKAGVAHLL; from the coding sequence ATGAAAACCCCCGTTCGTGTTGCCGTCACCGGCGCAGCAGGCCAAATCGGCTATGCCTTACTGTTCCGCATCGCCAGCGGCGAAATGCTGGGCAAAGACCAGCCTGTGATTTTGCAGCTTCTGGATCTGCCGCAGGCGCAGAATGCCGTCAAAGGCGTGATGATGGAGTTGCAGGACTGTGCGTTCCCGCTGCTGGCCGATATGTTTACCACCGACGATCCCGAAGTGGCGTTCAAAGATGCCCAAATCGCTATTCTGGTGGGTTCGCGTCCGCGCAGCAAAGGCATGGAGCGTGCCGATCTGTTGCAGGCCAATGCCGAAATCTTCACGGTTCAGGGTGCCGCGTTGAACAAAGTGGCCGACCGCAATGTGAAAGTGCTGGTGGTGGGCAATCCGGCCAACACCAACGCCTACATCGCGATGAAATCCGCCCCCGATCTGCCGGCGAAAAACTTTACCGCCATGCTGCGTCTCGACCACAACCGCGCGTTGAGCCAAATCGCCGAGAAAACCGGCAAAAAAGTGGCCGACATCGAAAAACTGTGCGTTTGGGGCAACCACTCGCCGACCATGTATGCCGACTACCGCTTTGCCACCATCAACGGCGAAAGTGTGAAAGACATGATTAACGACCAGCAATGGAATGCCGAAGTGTTCCTGCCGACCGTGGGCAAACGCGGTGCCGCCATTATTGAAGCGCGCGGTCTGTCTTCCGCCGCTTCTGCCGCCAATGCCGCCATCGACCACATCCGCGACTGGGTGCTGGGCACCAACGGCAAATGGGTTACGATGGGTATTCCGTCCGACGGTGCTTACGGTATTCCCGAAGGTACGGTGTTCGGTTTCCCGGTAACGTGCGAAAACGGCGAATACAAACTGGTGGAAGGCTTGGAAATCGATGCGTTCAGCCAAGAGCGTATTCATGCCACGCTGGCCGAGCTGGAAGAAGAAAAAGCGGGTGTGGCACATTTGCTGTAA
- a CDS encoding DUF3149 domain-containing protein: MGVFLELFKSPVGILSAFTISFVVVIAAYLFFWVRKQAGQSPKKP; encoded by the coding sequence ATGGGCGTGTTTCTCGAACTGTTCAAATCGCCGGTCGGTATTTTGTCCGCTTTTACTATTTCTTTTGTTGTGGTCATTGCCGCCTATTTGTTTTTCTGGGTGAGAAAACAGGCAGGACAATCGCCCAAGAAACCTTGA
- a CDS encoding aminoimidazole riboside kinase, which yields MSRIWVLGDAVVDLIPDGRQHYLKCPGGAPANVAVGAARLGIETGFIGRVGDDPPGRFMLETLRAEGVATEHMILDPDHRTSTVIVDLDQGERSFTFMVNPSADQFLQSGDLPHFSAGDYLHCCSIALINEPSRSATLEAVRRIKAAGGRFSFDPNLRETLWPSAEEMKTTVNRVAAMADIVKFSEEELTLLTGITAPDEAARTLAAQSPEQLIVVTLGADGAAYYFRGQSGRVAGRPLQPVDTTGAGDAFVSGLLAGLYRAGNLHDEAVLAEAVRQANACGALATTAKGAMPALPDRAGLAAFLAGRDDTAPAEAV from the coding sequence ATGAGCAGAATCTGGGTTCTCGGCGATGCCGTCGTCGATTTGATTCCCGACGGCAGACAGCACTACCTCAAATGCCCGGGCGGCGCACCGGCCAATGTCGCGGTGGGCGCAGCACGTTTGGGCATCGAAACCGGCTTTATCGGACGGGTCGGCGACGATCCGCCCGGCCGCTTTATGCTGGAAACGCTGCGTGCGGAAGGCGTGGCCACCGAGCATATGATTCTCGACCCCGACCACCGCACCTCAACCGTTATCGTGGATCTGGATCAGGGCGAACGCAGCTTTACCTTTATGGTCAATCCGAGTGCCGACCAATTCCTGCAAAGCGGCGATCTGCCGCATTTCTCGGCGGGCGACTATCTGCACTGCTGCTCCATCGCCCTGATTAACGAACCGTCCCGTTCCGCCACGCTCGAAGCCGTCCGCCGCATCAAAGCAGCCGGCGGACGCTTCTCTTTCGACCCTAATCTGCGCGAAACACTCTGGCCGTCGGCCGAAGAAATGAAAACCACAGTAAACCGCGTGGCAGCCATGGCGGATATCGTCAAATTTTCGGAAGAAGAGCTGACACTCTTAACCGGCATCACCGCACCCGACGAAGCCGCCCGCACATTAGCGGCGCAATCCCCCGAACAGCTGATTGTCGTTACCCTCGGCGCAGACGGCGCGGCTTACTATTTCCGGGGACAGAGCGGCCGCGTGGCCGGCAGGCCGCTGCAACCGGTCGATACCACAGGAGCGGGCGACGCATTTGTCAGCGGGCTGCTGGCCGGCCTGTACCGGGCAGGCAATCTGCACGACGAAGCGGTACTGGCCGAAGCCGTCCGTCAGGCCAACGCCTGCGGTGCGCTGGCCACCACGGCCAAAGGCGCGATGCCTGCCCTGCCCGACCGTGCCGGACTGGCAGCATTCTTAGCCGGCCGGGACGATACAGCCCCGGCCGAGGCCGTCTGA
- a CDS encoding FKBP-type peptidyl-prolyl cis-trans isomerase: MKQGFKFGLLAVAAGLALAGCKQNVSAGTAEKPASAAAADLGSPLQQASYAMGIDIGRTFKQMKDQGTEVDLKLFNEAVEAVVNGKEPKMTETQAQEVMMAFLTEQQQKAAAKAEEEAKANLGKGEAFLKENAAKEGVKTTTSGLQYTVKTEGTGKQPKADDVVTVEYEGRLIDGTVFDSSKKQGQPVTFPLNQVIPGWTEGVQLMKEGGEYTLFIPAKLAYGEREAGDIPANSALVFDIKLVKVEPKK; the protein is encoded by the coding sequence ATGAAACAGGGTTTCAAATTCGGATTACTGGCCGTGGCCGCAGGTTTGGCACTGGCAGGCTGCAAGCAAAACGTTTCTGCCGGTACGGCGGAAAAGCCGGCATCGGCGGCGGCTGCCGATTTGGGTTCGCCGCTGCAACAGGCGAGCTACGCAATGGGCATCGACATCGGCCGCACATTCAAACAGATGAAAGATCAGGGTACCGAAGTCGATTTGAAACTGTTTAACGAAGCGGTCGAAGCCGTGGTAAACGGCAAAGAGCCGAAAATGACTGAAACCCAGGCACAGGAAGTCATGATGGCTTTCCTGACCGAACAGCAGCAGAAAGCTGCGGCCAAAGCCGAAGAAGAGGCCAAAGCCAATCTGGGCAAAGGTGAAGCCTTCCTGAAAGAAAATGCGGCCAAAGAAGGCGTGAAAACCACTACTTCCGGCCTGCAATATACGGTGAAAACCGAAGGCACCGGCAAGCAGCCCAAAGCCGACGATGTGGTAACGGTGGAATACGAAGGCCGTCTGATTGACGGTACAGTATTCGACAGCAGCAAAAAACAGGGACAGCCGGTTACCTTCCCGCTCAATCAAGTGATTCCGGGCTGGACCGAAGGTGTCCAGCTGATGAAGGAAGGCGGCGAATACACGCTGTTCATCCCGGCCAAACTGGCTTACGGCGAACGCGAAGCGGGCGATATTCCGGCCAATTCGGCACTGGTATTCGACATCAAGCTGGTTAAAGTCGAGCCGAAAAAATAA